In Verrucomicrobiia bacterium, the sequence TTCAATGCACACGGCCGTGGCGCAGCCGCGGCTCAGGGCTTCAAGGCTCAGTGCGCCCGAGCCCGCGAAGAGTTCCAGCACGCGCGCGCCGAGAATGCGTTCGCCCAGGCTGTTGAACACGGCCTGTTTCACCCGATCCGGCGTTGGGCGGACGTCCAGGCCTTTCGGCACCTTCAAAATCCGCCGTGCCGCCTCGCCACCAGTGATGCGCATGGCGGAAGGGAAACATGGTCCGCCCGGCGCGGCCAAGGGAATTCAGGAAAGCTTGGGCGCGGGGCGCCGGAACCAGCCGTCGAGCATGTGGTGCAGGCTGAGCCAGGGATGCTCCCAGACCATGCGGGGTCCGGCGTAACGCATCACGGCCTTGATTTGTTCGCGCCGGTCGCGCTGGTAGCAATGCACCGGGCACCGGGCGCAGGTCGGTTTTTCCTCGCCGAACCGGCACCGGTCCAGCCGCAGACTGACGTAGCGCGTCAGCTCTGCGCACGCCGGGCAGAGTTCGTCCGCGGCTCGATGCTGGTCGCGGCAATAAATCTGGATCATGGCGGTGACCGTTTTCCATTC encodes:
- a CDS encoding nitrous oxide-stimulated promoter family protein — encoded protein: EPDCGPAPGPAKTMNTMTSTLPQPAAKPFVNRRLAREWKTVTAMIQIYCRDQHRAADELCPACAELTRYVSLRLDRCRFGEEKPTCARCPVHCYQRDRREQIKAVMRYAGPRMVWEHPWLSLHHMLDGWFRRPAPKLS